The Humulus lupulus chromosome 3, drHumLupu1.1, whole genome shotgun sequence genome window below encodes:
- the LOC133823120 gene encoding 2-oxoadipate dioxygenase/decarboxylase, chloroplastic: MIMMMRLSSSTSSLPISINKNNPFSSLTSSSTLRQSTFTQLLSFPRSSFTVNSMSTQKRNISAVASTPQNGSDKSSFQGGESFFRSVLARMETVYLNRNPTAKAILDLVHSVDEDRICYDHFAFRTFGVNGYGIDSLASFFLDFGYTPRDELRFPAKKLRALWFSPPVNVVADGGSRIGGPLPRIFISELLVDQMSPQTQEIIKKYIEVSGSGNRHAALASALGSLTWEKPLYSEFQQLARESEYAAWTLVNGYALNHVTISTHQLKSNLRSIKNLNQFIEENGFRLNSEGGVLKVSPDGLLLQSSTVADSTSFAFSDGTTESVPCSYIEFAERLVLPQYNNLPEKEIKESHRRDGFEVGNADKIFESTYKEQLTRKDA, translated from the exons ATGATTATGATGATGAGGCTTTCAAGTTCAACCTCATCCTTGCCCATCTCCATCAACAAAAACAATCCTTTTTCCTCTCTCACTTCATCATCTACTCTTCGCCAATCCACCTTCACCCAACTTCTTTCCTTCCCCAGATCTTCCTTCACCGTCAATTCAATGTCGACCCAGAAACGAAACATCTCAGCCGTTGCTTCTACTCCCCAAAATGGATCCGACAAGTCCTCTTTCCAG GGAGGTGAATCATTTTTCAGAAGCGTCTTGGCAAGAATGGAGACAGTTTACTTAAATAGGAACCCCACAGCAAAAGCCATCTTGGACCTTGTTCATTCAGTTGATGAAGATCGAATTTGCTATGATCACTTTGCTTTTAGGACTTTTGGG GTGAATGGTTATGGGATTGACTCTTTGGCAAGCTTTTTCTTGGATTTTGGCTATACCCCAAGGGATGAGTTAAGGTTTCCTGCCAAAAAATTGAGAGCATTATGGTTTTCTCCTCCGGTAAATGTCGTTGCTGATGGTGGTAGCCGCATTGGTGGACCTTTGCCAAGAATTTTTATCTCAGAGCTTCTTGTAGATCAAATGAGTCCACAAACTCAG GAAATAATCAAGAAGTACATTGAAGTATCTGGTAGTGGAAATAGACATGCTGCTCTAGCTAGTGCACTAGGCTCTTTAACATGGGAGAAGCCACTGTATTCAGAATTTCAACAATTGGCCAG GGAAAGTGAATATGCTGCATGGACCCTTGTTAATGGCTATGCACTGAACCATGTCACAATATCAACTCATCAACTGAAATCTAACTTGAGAAGCATAAAAAATCTTAATCAGTTCATCGAAGAAAATGGGTTCAGGTTGAATTCTGAAGGCGGTGTCCTGAAAG TGAGCCCTGATGGTCTTCTGCTGCAAAGTTCAACTGTTGCCGATTCAACTTCTTTTGCATTTTCAGATGGTACAACTGAATCTGTCCCATGTTCCTATATTGAATTTGCCGAGCGCTTGGTACTGCCTCAATATAATAATCTACCTGAAAAGGAG ATCAAAGAGTCCCATAGGCGAGATGGATTTGAGGTTGGAAATGCTGACAAGATCTTTGAGAGCACTTACAAAGAGCAGCTTACCAGAAAAGATGCATGA
- the LOC133823119 gene encoding serine/threonine-protein kinase PBL34-like yields the protein MGIGAENGKVESWDVYKSKVTKKKKVDDADEEEETGCWVRLRFIGSCISSRSKVDSSISGTSTHYESKSTNETSRDNPTAAVVSSTTTSNAESNSSTSKLEEELKVASRLRKFTFNDLKMATRNFRPESLLGEGGFGCVFKGWIEENGTAPVKPGTGLTVAVKTLNHDGLQGHKEWLAEVNFLGDLVHPNLVKLIGYCIEDDQRLLVYEFMPRGSLENHLFRRSLPLPWSIRMKIALGAARGLAFLHEEAERPVIYRDFKTSNILLDADYNAKLSDFGLAKDGPEGDKTHVSTRVMGTYGYAAPEYVMTGHLTSRSDVYSFGVVLLEMLTGRRSMDKNRPHGEHNLVEWARPHLGERRKFYKLIDPRLEGHFSIKGAQKAAQLAAHCLSRDPKSRPLMSEVVEALKPLPNLKDMASSSYYFQTMNADRVASSPNARNGIRTQGGLMSRNGQQQRSLSIPHGSHASPFHHQYPHQSPKPNGKA from the exons ATGGGTATTGGTGCTGAGAATGGTAAGGTGGAGTCTTGGGATGTGTATAAATCAAAGGTGACGAAGAAGAAAAAAGTTGATGATGCTGATGAAGAGGAGGAAACTGGGTGCTGGGTTAGGCTGAGGTTTATTGGTAGCTGCATTTCTTCAAGATCCAAAGTTGATAGCTCAATTAGTGGAACAAGCACTCACTATG AATCTAAATCAACAAATGAAACAAGCAGAGACAATCCCACAGCTGCAGTTGTCTCATCCACAACCACTAGTAATGCTGAGAGTAATTCTTCAACTTCAAAACTTGAAGAGGAGCTTAAAGTTGCTTCTCGGCTGCGAAAATTTACATTTAATGATCTCAAGATGGCAACTCGAAACTTTAGACCTGAAAGTCTTCTTGGTGAAGGTGGTTTTGGTTGCGTGTTCAAGGGGTGGATTGAAGAAAATGGAACTGCTCCAGTAAAACCAGGAACAGGGCTTACTGTTGCAGTTAAAACTCTCAACCATGATGGACTTCAGGGACATAAAGAATGGCTG GCTGAAGTGAATTTCCTTGGTGACCTTGTTCATCCTAATTTAGTTAAACTTATAGGATACTGTATTGAAGATGATCAAAGGCTGCTAGTCTATGAGTTTATGCCCCGAGGAAGCTTGGAGAACCACCTCTTTAGGA GGTCTTTGCCTCTTCCATGGTCTATTAGGATGAAAATTGCTTTAGGTGCTGCAAGGGGTCTTGCCTTTCTTCATGAGGAAGCAGAAAGGCCTGTTATATACCGTGATTTTAAAACTTCCAACATCTTATTGGATGCA GATTACAATGCCAAACTTTCTGATTTCGGACTTGCCAAAGATGGTCCCGAGGGTGATAAAACTCATGTTTCAACCCGTGTGATGGGAACTTATGGTTATGCAGCCCCAGAATATGTAATGACCG GACATCTTACGTCACGGAGTGATGTGTATAGTTTTGGTGTGGTGTTACTTGAAATGTTGACTGGCAGAAGATCAATGGACAAAAACAGACCACATGGTGAGCATAACCTAGTGGAGTGGGCTCGGCCGCATCTAGGAGAGAGAAGAAAATTCTACAAATTGATAGACCCTCGTCTCGAAGGCCATTTTTCAATAAAGGGTGCTCAAAAAGCTGCACAATTAGCTGCGCATTGCCTAAGTCGAGATCCAAAATCTAGACCCTTAATGAGCGAAGTTGTAGAGGCCTTGAAGCCACTACCAAATTTGAAGGACATGGCAAGCTCTTCATACTATTTTCAGACAATGAATGCAGACCGTGTTGCCTCCAGCCCAAATGCGAGAAATGGTATCAGAACACAAGGAGGATTGATGTCAAGGAATGGGCAGCAGCAAAGGAGTCTTTCCATTCCACATGGTTCCCATGCTTCTCCATTTCATCATCAGTATCCACATCAGTCACCAAAACCAAATGGCAAAGCATAG
- the LOC133825007 gene encoding uncharacterized protein LOC133825007: MNSHYGSSSYLASSSSSSSSDDDDYYDDLEKQVVCQITANNNFCIAQYQNNEESHKGSIPGHIVVNRDRENADRNLFNDYFAENPRFSASMFRRRFRMGRALFLHIYDVVQRHDNYFVQQRDGLGKLGLSGLQKVTAVFRMLAYGVPADATDEYIKIGESTALESLKRFCRAVVEVFGARYLRSPNADDVARLLHIGESQGFPAAGVSPPANYVIKGKEYNMGYYLADGIYPKWSTIVQTIREPRDPKKQFFARKQEACRKNVERAFGVLQSRFAIVAGPARLWNKRILHDIMTSCMALQCIIMHNMIIEDERDFNAPIEERFEVPSPEVEMVGNDDARFQEFLARHRKIKDKDAHIALRNALIEHLWDEYSIRKLV, encoded by the exons ATGAATTCTCATTATGGTAGTTCATCTTATTTGGcatcgtcttcttcttcttcttcttcagatgaTGATGATTATTATGATGATCTAGAAAAACAAGTGGTATGTCAAATTACTGCTAACAACAATTTTTGCATCGCTCAATATCAAAATAACGAAGAGTCACACAAGGGCTCAATTCCTGGTCATATAGTAGTCAACCGTGACCGAGAAAATGCTGATCGCAATCTCTTCAACGACTATTTTGCAGAGAACCCTCGATTTTCTGCCTCGATGTTCCGCCGAAGATTCCGAATGGGTCGTGCTTTATTCCTTCATATTTATGATGTTGTACAAAGGCATGACAATTACTTCGTCCAACAAAGAGATGGACTCGGTAAGCTTGGGTTATCGGGTCTACAAAAAGTAACAGCTGTATTTCGAATGTTGGCATATGGTGTACCGGCAGATGCTACCGACGAGTACATCAAAATAGGAGAATCTACCGCTTTGGAAAGTTTGAAACGATTTTGTCGTGCTGTTGTCGAGGTCTTTGGAGCCCGCTATCTCCGATCACCTAACGCTGATGATGTTGCAAGGCTACTACACATTGGTGAAAGTCAAGGTTTTCC TGCTGCGGGTGTTTCTCCACCCgctaattatgtcattaaaggGAAAGAGTATAATATGGGTTATTATTTAGCCGACGGTATATATCCAAAATGGTCTACTATCGTTCAAACCATTCGTGAGCCACGTGACCCGAAGAAACAATTTTTTGCTCGAAAACAAGAAGCATGTAGAAAAAATGTAGAACGTGCGTTTGGAGTATTGCAATCAAGATTTGCCATTGTGGCAGGACCAGCGCGTCTATGGAATAAGAGGATATTACATGATATAATGACTTCAtgtat ggcgttacaatgtatTATTATGCATAATATGATAATAGAAGATGAACGTGACTTTAATGCACCAATTGAAGAACGGTTCGAAGTGCCAAGTCCAGAAGTTGAGATGGTGGGTAATGACGATGCTCGATTTCAAGAATTTCTAGCTCGACATAGAAAAATCAAAGATAAGGATGCTCACATTGCACTTCGAAATGCATTAATTGAACACTTGTGGGACGAATATAGTATCAGAAAAttagtttaa